A window of the Hordeum vulgare subsp. vulgare chromosome 5H, MorexV3_pseudomolecules_assembly, whole genome shotgun sequence genome harbors these coding sequences:
- the LOC123398543 gene encoding UDP-glycosyltransferase 91D2-like has protein sequence MDETGSSSPLHIVICPWLAFGHLLPCLDLADRLASRGHRVSLVSAPRNIARLPPVRPAVAPFVRLVSLPFPRVAGLPDGAESTNDVPFDKFELHRKASDGLTAPFSEFLESLCAEPGGTRPDWVIVDYFNDWAAAAAVQHKVPCAMLVLLAATVVATLDILLSEGTVSPSAGAPRFQAEKTGGLTSLQHAWGMSISERVSSTLERCNLVAMRSCNEWEPESVPHAATFGRKPVVPFGLLPPSPDGGRRGDSGNQHTAVQWLDGQPAKSVVYVALGSEVPLRPEEVRELALGLQLAGTRFLWALRKPPIDADVILPQGFQECTRGHGLVITGWVPQLGILAHDAVAAFLTHCGLSSTIEGLLFGRPLIMLPIMGDQVPNARLMECRKVGVLVPRDENDGSFDRQGVATAIRAVAVEEQGRRVFTANAKKLQEIVADTECHERYIDRFIQQLRCYK, from the coding sequence ATGGACGAGACCGGCTCATCCTCCCCGCTGCACATTGTTATCTGCCCGTGGCTCGCCTTCGGCCACCTGCTCCCCTGCCTGGACCTCGCAGACCGCCTCGCGTCACGGGGCCACCGTGTGTCGCTCGTCTCTGCGCCGCGAAACATCGCGCGGCTCCCGCCTGTGCGCCCGGCTGTGGCGCCGTTCGTCCGCCTCGTCTCACTGCCATTCCCACGCGTGGCCGGGCTCCCCGATGGCGCCGAGTCCACCAACGACGTCCCCTTCGACAAGTTCGAGCTCCATCGCAAGGCATCCGACGGCCTCACCGCGCCCTTCTCCGAGTTCTTGGAGTCCTTATGCGCGGAGCCCGGCGGAACCAGGCCTGATTGGGTCATCGTGGACTACTTCAACGActgggccgccgccgccgccgtccaacACAAGGTTCCATGTGCGATGCTTGTCCTACTCGCTGCGACTGTGGTCGCCACCTTGGACATTCTACTGTCCGAGGGCACCGTGTCCCCATCGGCAGGAGCGCCAAGGTTCCAGGCGGAGAAGACGGGGGGGCTAACCTCTCTACAACACGCATGGGGGATGTCCATCTCCGAGCGGGTCTCCTCGACGCTCGAGAGGTGCAATCTCGTTGCCATGCGGAGCTGCAATGAGTGGGAGCCCGAGAGCGTCCCTCATGCCGCCACGTTCGGCCGCAAGCCTGTTGTCCCCTTCGGCCTCCTGCCTCCGTCGCCTGACGGAGGTCGCCGCGGAGACAGCGGCAACCAACATACAGCCGTCCAATGGCTCGATGGGCAGCCGGCCAAGTCGGTCGTGTACGTCGCGCTCGGAAGCGAGGTGCCGCTGCGCCCGGAGGAGGTGCGCGAGCTTGCCCTCGGGCTTCAGCTCGCCGGGACGCGCTTCCTCTGGGCCCTGAGGAAGCCACCCATCGATGCCGACGTGATCCTCCCTCAGGGGTTCCAGGAGTGCACGCGCGGCCATGGCCTCGTGATAACGGGCTGGGTTCCTCAGCTCGGGATACTGGCGCACGACGCAGTGGCTGCGTTCCTGACGCACTGCGGCTTGAGCTCCACCATCGAGGGGCTCTTGTTCGGGCGTCCTCTCATCATGCTGCCCATCATGGGGGACCAAGTGCCGAATGCGCGGCTGATGGAGTGTAGGAAGGTCGGCGTGCTGGTGCCGAGAGACGAAAACGATGGGTCGTTTGACCGACAAGGCGTCGCTACGGCGATTCGGGCTGTCGCGGTAGAGGAACAAGGAAGGAGAGTGTTTACAGCCAACGCCAAGAAGCTGCAAGAGATCGTGGCGGACACGGAGTGCCATGAGAGGTATATTGACCGGTTTATTCAGCAGCTGAGATGTTACAAGTAG